Part of the Arvicanthis niloticus isolate mArvNil1 chromosome 3, mArvNil1.pat.X, whole genome shotgun sequence genome is shown below.
tgggaggcagaggcaggcggatttctgagttcgaggccagcctggtctacagagtgagttccaggacagccaggtctacacagagaaaccctgtcttgaaaataaaacaaacaaaacaacaacaacaacaacaacaaaacaaaaaaacaacaacaaaaaacccttttaTCTGTGCACCTGCCATACTGTGTGTGCtactgcatgtgtgtgaaggtcagaagggTCAGGAGAGAACTTGTAGGACTTGttcttgccttctgttctctttccatgCAAATTCCAAGGATTAAATTCAGGACATCATACTGAGCTGCAAGCCATCTAAGCATTCTGAGCCATCTGAGCAACCCACACTTGCAACTCTAATTTGTGTAGGTAGATTAAGGGGAACGCAGAATGAATGGATAGATGTAATgagggaggtagagggaaggaggaaggaaaagagagagagagtggatggatggatggatggatggatggatggatagatgggtgggttggtggctgggtgggtgtgtgcatgggtgAGTGGTTGGTAAATGgttggatgagtggatggatggatggaagaatgggttgatgagtgggtgagtgggtggatggatggatgatggatggatggatggatggatggatggttggttgggcaggtggatgaatggatgggtggttAAAATGATTAATGGGTGAATGGTTGATAGGTGGGATGAATATTTTCAAGGCTATTCCAAATAGTTCACACACATGAGCTAATTTTAATCAACAGAAATCCCAGAAGGGAATGAAACTTTATTTACAGACAGCATTTAAAACATTACACCCCTCAGGACTATGCAAGTTGAATACTGTGGAGCAGAAAGTCAAGCTTTGGCATGTCTAACTTGGTGTCCTTAGCCATCATGGAAACCCCTTTCCCACTACCCTTCCCTCTAAGTGACTAGAATGGCCACCATGCTCTCCTCTAACACACCCAGTCCCAAGATGTCACCCAGGTCACCCTGTTTTCCTCACTTGTGGCTCTCATATTTAACACCATGTCCTGAGTACATATGGTGTTTCAAAGAGGTCTCTATACACATACCTATCTGTATGTGGTAGGGCCTAGAATGTTCTCTGGCTACTCCCCACTTTCCCAGAATACTGTCATGACCCAGTTGGGTCTATAGCACTCATAGACTGTCCCAGATGTGCAAGCATTATGCTTCAAGCAGGTGGTGTATCAGCCacacacccatccacccaccacaTCAGTGGCCATGGAGAAGCTGTGGTCTCATAGGCAGAAGTAGGACACATGACAGTCATTCCACACACCAGACAGCCCCTGCCCAGGGTACTGTCACCAAAGTAGTACCCTGAGCTACAAGTAAGTCCATTCTGTGCCAACAGAGCAGGACAAGGAGCATGGGTATCAGGCCTGTAAGTGTGCCCGCTGAAAGCCTGATCCTGCCCTGTGTCCCCAGAACACAGGAGGCTGGGTGGCTGGTCGGAGAGCAGAGACTACAGCAGAGCTCAGCAGTTCTTGTCATTCTCCTGGATCTCCACATAGGGTAGCCCGATGAGCCAGCTGTCCCGGGGCCAGTAGTGGACTTTGAGGGTTTTATCTGGCATCTCATACTTGGCATCCACCAGGGCCATGGACACGATACCATAAGGGAAAGTGATGCTTatgaggacatgcctgtggttaAGAAGAGGGTGGAGGAGTAAGAAATCAAGAGATGCCCCAGTCCTACccagtcttcttgtatctttaGGTCCAGGCAGCCTTATAGCCTCTCCCCACCACCTCTACATTCCAGTGTCTGGATCTTGTCCCTCTTCCACTCTTGCACCCCAGACACTCCTCTACAACTCTAGCATCTGAACTCTGACTTGGGGGTCTTGGGATCCAAGAGGGGTATTTTACCAAATGCTATGCAGATAGGAGAAGTGAATCCGCTGCCAGAAACTGCAAAGTACACGGTCACTGATCCAGCTGGTCAGGGCAGCGGCCCACAAGATCACAGAAATCGCAATCATATGCCGAAGATCTTCATCCCTAATCCTGGGGACAAAGAGAGGGCCTGGGTTGGGAGGGGGGATGGGcagatggacggacagacagacagatgggcaggtggatggatggttggatggtgggtgggtagatggatgggggCTGAGGGGGAACATGGATGGGTGGGTTTGTAAGTGGGTGGATAGATGatgggaaggggtgtgtgtgtggatggattGGTGGGTTGTGGGTTGATgataggtaggtggatggatgggtggagatGATTGATGGATGTATCTACACTAACACAGAAGGCAGTGTTCTAAGTGGCTGATGGGAAATTCATCTATCCAGGAGATGTGTCTCATAGGTTGGGAGAGGGACACGTGGTTTTTTTAAGGGAGCTGGTGTTTGCTGTAAGTTGGCTCTGGGGTCTCTCCCAATGGTTCTGTGTTAaaacatctgcctttgcctccactCTGTAGGGAGGTGATAGAACTTTTCAGTGTTGGGACCTAGAAGAGGTCTTTCATTCACTTAAAATGTGATTAAAATGTGTTCTTGAAGAGGATTATGGAAACCCCAGTCCCACCAACCCAAGTCAATAGAGTCAAGCAACCATTACACAAacctctaaaaccatgagccaaaacaacaGGCAGACAACAATTAGCCAGGTGCGAAGAGGCACATTTGTTGTCTCAGAaccagggaggaagagggaggggatcACTGAGATTttagaggccaacctgagctacacagcaaatccctgtttgaaaaaagaaaaaaaaataggaagaaaaaaaaactagaataattcctgctgtctttgtctctttttcattctctgtctctctttgtcatgGTTTCTTTCTGGTGGGTATTtatgtgattctctctctctctctctctctctctctctctctctctctctctcacacacacacacacacacacacacacacacacctgcctatATGTTCCAAGCTTGCTTCAACTCCTAGGCTAAACTAATCCTCTTGTTCAGCCTCACAAATACCTAGTACTATACAGGTCTATGTCCTGTGAGGTCATGTGGGACTGGTTAACTATTTGTGCTGTCTCAGCTATGTTACAGTGCAGAAAGCTAACAATGGTGCTTACTATGTGCTAATAATTAAGATTCAATAAGGTGTTGGGGAAATGGGgaataggctgtgtgtgtgtgtgtgtgtgtgtgtgtgtgtgtgtgtgtgtgcacgtgggaGTGTTATAGGGCAGTGCATTTTCTGATAGGCATGTCTTGAAACAACTCAAGATCATAATGTAGGTTCCTGGTCAgcagaatcaaatccaggtccccAGGAGAAGAATGTTCTAGAGATGGATGAGAAACCTGTCCTGTATCAATGGACATACAGGTTCTGTCTGCTCACCTCATGATGAAGCCATTCACTAGATTCTCTTTGACTAGTGGCTTCCAATTGGCTTGATGACACTGTCGCTTGGACAATGGCTTCCGGTTGGCTTCACTAATGATTTTCATTTGTACTGCCCTACAACTTCTGGTTAACATGACCAGTGCTTCTGACTGGCTTGACTTCTGGCTCCTAGTCACTTTAACGGATGGTTTCTGGCTTGCTGGACCTACGATTTCCAGGTGTCTTTGTAGTTTCTAGTTGGTTTTGTTAATGGTTTCCGGTTTCCAGTTTCTTATGGTTTCATTGGCTTGACCTTTGGTTTCTGGTTGGATTGGTTGATAGTGTACAGTTTGTGAGAGCTATGCTTTCTAGTCAGTTTCACTTACAAGTTTTGTATAGCTTGACCTGTGGATTTCAGTTAGCTCAACCTATGATACATAGCGTAATCACAAGTACACAGTTACTTATTGTACGAAAAGGACAAGCTCTGGGCTGCACAATAGCTGAGTAGGTGAAGGCGCTTGTGGCTAACCTGACAACCCCAGTTGGATGGGTGGGACCCACACTGTGGTATACAGATGCTGtgatgcacataaataaaaataaatgaatataaaatacatgcgtgtttggtttttcgagacagggtttctctgtgtagcccaggcagtcctggaactcactctgtagaccaggctagcctcaaacttcatagagatctgcctgcctctgcctcccaagaaatgggattaaaggcggATGCCATCACCGTCATTACAGTATATGTTTTAAGACAATGTTTGCAGGCTGACAgactgctcagaaaaaaaaaaaaaaaagccttgtccTTCCTGTTCACAGGTCAACATGGGGAATGGGTGCCCCTTCCAGGAGACTGGAGTTAGAAACTCTAAAAGCACAAAGCCGCTGAAAAGTACATAGCtcaaagggaacagaaggaaacTCTTAAGAAACTGCACTTGCTTAGGAAGCACTTGCTTCCTAAAAAGCATTAACAATTGTTTTGTGTGATGTTGGGACTAGAACCCACATATTAGAGCAGGGGCTTTACTCATGAAACACCCAGCCCAGTGGGAGATTGTAGGCGGGGCTCCACCCTGACCAAGCCCCAACCCCTCACTCGGGGATTGTAGGCGGGGCTCCACCCCTGACCACGCCTCTATCACCTAGcactcacttttcttttctttctttctttcttttttttttttttttggtttttcgagacagggtttctctgtgtagccctggctatcttggaccaggctggccttgaactcagaaatccgcctgcctctgcctcccaagtgctgggattaaaggcgtgcgccaccaccgcccggcctagcACTCACTTCTTGTACTCTTTCCGCACAATGTAGAAGATGTGTATGGCAACGCTGTTGAGGGCGTATGCATTGATTGTAGGCTTCAGGAACGTCAAGAAGGTGCTGATAATAGTGGTCATGATTACCAGACAGCTGAAGTAGAACCTGAGGGTGAGATAGGGTGGGAGAGTGTCCCAGAGGTGCTGAAGCAAGGTCACCTCGGGCAGCCAAAATAGATTCGACAAACCAAGAACCCTGGAGAGTACATCTGGGATTAGAAGGAGCCTCTGGGTTTCCTCGGGTCTGCTCAGAAAGGACAGGATTTAAGAGAATCCAGGTGTACCAGGCCGGGATTCAGGAGCCTGAGGTGGGGTAGGAAGATAAAGAGGGGTCAAGGGACTCAAGAGGCCTGGTAAAGTCAAACGAGGGGTTCAGAGAATCATGGGGGGGTTCAGAAGATGGGGAACAGGTATCTGGGTAAAAATTATGAGAGTTCTTTGTGTTCCTTTCAGTTCCCTGGTGGGCCTGCTCTACCTGCTTCCCTTGACGAACTTGGGGAAGTAGCAACGGGGCAGCCACACGCAGTATGCACTAGCCAGCAACCACAGGATGGAGATCTCATCCAGCAGCTGCCCCACAAAGCTGAGTGTCATGTGGAAATACATGGAGAAGAGACCTGTAGGAAGGCAAGTAGAGGCCATCAAGAGGAGGGACCATTTCCAGAACACTCCCCAgcctcacacactcacacctacCTATGACCATGAAGAGGGCTGACACTCCATAAATACCTCGGGAACGCTGCTGGGCGTAAGGGCGCATGAGGAACATCATGAGAGGTCCAAAGATGAGGAAGAACACATTGCTGAACTGCAGGAGAAGCAAGAACAGGGCTGGTAAGACCAAAACTGATGGCCGCTCCTGTCCACCTAAGGCTTGTTCCTAAGTGCTCCATGGCATGGGCTGTCCAGGAATGAACCAAGATTTGTccaccattttgtttgttttgtttgttttgtttgttttgagacaagatctcactataagagtctagctgtcttggaactcgatGTGTAGACCTAGCTGGCCTCTaagtcccagagatccacctgcctctggctcttaagtgttgaaattaaagagctctccctttatttttaaaaatgttattcattTCAGTAGGCAAAAGTAGGTTAATCTCTAGAATTCAACCAGTCTTGTCTACATTGAGAATCCCAGgcgccagggctacatagtaacacacacacacacacacacacacacagtcgtTATTATTACTAATAAAATCCTGGACCTTGGACAGGCTGCTAGGAAAAAGCTCCACCCTTAACCACAACCTCAAACACCCATTTGGGGGAGTCTGGGCAGAAGCTCCATTCCTGACCACACTCCAAcccctcattgggggattctaggcaggggttctatCTCCAAGCCCATCCCTGCTCTCCCCCGCTGACCCTGGCCATCTACAGGCCATCCCTAAATCCTCAGCAGACCCTGCATCCCCCTGTTATTCTATCGGTTCTTTTGTTTACTCCACGAGGGAAGTATGGATGGCACTTAATCTTTTCCACATGTTctccctcattttcttcttagagGAAAATTCTGAATTTTGTGGGCTTTGTAATTGTGGACTAAAAATATTCAggacagggctgaagagatggctcatcggttaagaggactggctgttcttccagaggtcctgagttcaattcccagcaaccacattgtggctcacaaccatctgtaatgggatctgatgccctcttctggtgtgtctgaagatggcggCAATgtactcaaaacaaacaaatctttaaaagcagTATTCAGGACAGACATAGTGAGGTATATCTCTAatgtcagcacttaggaggcagagacagatgaatctctgaatttgaggctagcctaaactACAGAGACCCcttttcaaaaaccaaaatatgCTGGgggtagtggcgcacacctttaactccagctcttgggaggtagaagcgtatctctgtgagttcgaggccagcctggtctacaaagcaagttccaagacagccagggctacacagaaaaaccctgttttgaaaaaaaacaaaaacaaaacacacatacacaccaggaAGCATTCAGTATGGTGCTACACATAATCTTCAGTCATGTAATTCCAATCTCCAGTACTATAGAtctggaggctgaaacaggattGTCGGGAGTTccaagccatcctgggctatagtgtaagaccttgtctccaacaGAGAGGCAAGGAAAACATGGCAGTACCTATGCACACAACACTCATGTGGCCTTAGCAGATTGCCTAAAGAATATTTAAAGACTATGGGGGAATTCCACCTGTTCTAAACTAAAATTGCACCATTGTATAAAAGGGACCTCCTCAAAGGGCCTGTAAAAGGGCTCAGCGGGttgaagatgcttgctgccaagtctgatgacatggattagatccccagaacctgcaTGGTGAAAGGAGAACTGATTCTTCACAGGTCCGCCTCTGATGTGCCTCCCACCATGTGTTCCCCACCACAATGCCTCtgactgtgagccagaataaactctttcttaaaCTGCTTAGtaaagtattttgtcacaacCACACGACAGGTGACTACACAAGTTTCTGATTACATGCTTACTTCTTCACCCTCAGCTAAACCATGCTGTGAGTCAGTCAGTCGTGTAGGAGGTAAATCCTAGACGCAGACAGCACCTTAGTCTTCTATTATAGCAAAAATACTTGTCAGGCTTCCTTGCAGCTATATACAACCACGTGACTAGGCTCTAGCCAATGAGACACAGGCATAACCATAGCGTCCAGGCCGTGTTTCTAAAGGTTTccactccccttccctccccgTTCCTCTCGCTTTACTTCCTttctttatgagacagggtctcactttgtagctcaatGTGGTCTTGAGAAGGCAAGCCTTCCaactcagcttcctgagtgcagatgttacagatgtgcaccaccatatgAATAGGAATGAcagcagaaagtagaaacagGGGCTGgcaagacggctcagcagttgaaggtgcttgccacaaagCCTGGCGACCTAAGTTCACCTCCTGGGACCTCAGATGGTAGAAGACGAAAATTGACGCATGAAAGCGGTCCTCCATACTTCATGCTGTGGTGCATGTGAGTGGGTGTAAACCTGTAAATAGATGAATACGGAAGGAATTAAGTATGGAGGACGCATGAAAGCGGTCCTCCATACTTCATGCTGTGgtgcatgtgagtgagtgtaAACCTGTAGATAGATGAATACGGAAGGAATTAAGcggttttaaaaaaagatttatttattttatgcatatgaatacactgtagctatctttggacacacagaagagggtatcagatcccattacagatggttgtgagccaccatgtggttgctgggaattgaactcaggacctcttggaagagcagtcagtgctcttaacctctgagccatccctccagccccaagcagtttttttaaaaatttccttagTGTTGTGAGACAGCCCAGAATGACCTTAAAGTCATGATCCTTCTATGTCCCTCCCATAAGTGCCAGGATGACAAGGGTACCACCAGACCTTGCTGAACCAAACAATTTGATGGTGTTTTTTGGTCAGAAAGAACCTtcagggggctggagggatggctcagtggtgaagagcactgactgctcttccagaggtcctgagttcaattcccagcaaccacatggtgactcacaaccatctataatgggattcgatgccctcttctagtgtgtgtctgaagacagctacagtgtgctcacatacataaaataaataaataaaatctttaaaaaaaaaaaaaaaaaaaaaaaggaaccttcAGTTCTAGACGCAACTAGAACTGGAGAGAGATGGATCATCAGTTAAGAGCTTCCTGCAGAGATTTGACCAGTGTTCACATGGGCCATTCATGaccacctttaactccagttccagaggatcagacTCCCTCTTCCGGCCTCTGCAGGCCATGCACATGGAGCACATAACATACATTcgggcaaaatactcatacacataaaataaattaaatatacctAGAAAAACTAAAACTATCCACTTCCAGACCACCTCAGGGGTATGTGCCCCATGCCTTCCCCCAttgctctccttctcctcctggtgAGCCAGGGTCTCTCCCTGGCCTTGTCCATTCCTGCCTGGCTCCTGGCCTGTAAGCTCTCAGGATCCACCATCTCTACTCTCCCAACGCTGGGGTTCTGTGCATGCTAAAAATGCCCATCTTTTTGTGCAGCCACTGGAGATTTGAACCTAGGCCCAAATGCTTGAACAGCACACTTATCTCCTGAGCCATCCCAGCAGCTGTGGGTATTTTATTAAGTCATGATTAATGGGTAGGAGAACCAATCCTGCATTACTTGGTCCTGGAAACTTCCCTGGAACcatgagggaatgaagaaaagacagacaaacagacacaaaggCTGGGATCAGGGGGTCCATGCTCTCTGCTGGAGTTGTACCAACAAATGCCACCAATATATTCAGAGcgcttatcttttttttttttttttttttttggttttttgagacagggtttctctgtgtatccctggctgtcctggaactcactctgtagacaggctgacctcgaactcagaaatccacctgcctctgcctcccaagtgctgggattaaaggcgtgcaccaccactaccagaGCATTTATCTTATTCATTGAAATGGAGGAGGAAGGTTTGAGCAAGGTAGTTTAGCAGATCCCCATGGAGGTCTCTGTAAGGGAGTGGTCTCAGGCTGTGGAGACCTCAGAGGAGAAAGCTCTGTGTTGTGATTCCaatatgcttggcctatagggagtggcactattaggtgtggccttgttggaggaaatgtgtcactttggagtgggctttgagactgtccttctagctgcctggaaggtttctttctttctttctctttctttctttctttctttctttctttctttctttctttctttctttctttccttccttccttccttccttctttcttttcttttcttttctttttttttttttttggttattcgagacagagtttctctgtgtagctctggctgtcctggaactcactctgtagaccaggctgtccttgaactcagaaatccgcctgcctctgcctcccaagtgctgggattaaaggcgtgcgccaccactgcccagcagacattttctggctgcctttagatcaagatgtagaattctcagctcctcctgtaccatgtctgcctggacattaccatgtttcctgccttgatgataatggactgaacctctgtacctgtaagccagctccaattaaatgttgtcctttataagagtgacCTTGGCCatggtaaccctaactaagacactacaGTTGCTAATTTTTGCATACACTGTCATCATCCATACCAGACCAGCTCTGCCAGTTCCCTGAGCCTCATGGCAGAAGGCTTTGTCACTTCCTTGGGTGTGAGGCATTATGGTCCTAGACAGGGTTGTGGTCATGTCACAGATACACAGTTACTCAGGGGTTcttctggtcctcatgcttggggATCAAAGTGGCATGGACGTTAATCCTTGCCACCTTGTTCGCCACCATGAGGCTCTGGAATGACACTTGATTCCCAGCATCAGTATCTGACCTGTGAACTAGGCACAGCCACCTCCCTAGCATTGCTCACCCAAATGCCCAGAACTTACTAGGGTCAGTGGCTACAGTTTCTGTCAGGTTAAGAACACCTCCTGTGCCTGTGGAAATGGCCTGTGTTCCCAGCTACTGCAGAGGCCGAGACTGGAGACACATCTGAAGGGCTGCATTGGGGGGCTCCAGAGACAGCTTAGTGAGTAAAGCGCCATGCATGTgtacctgagttcaataccccagaactcatgtaagcCTCTATGCAGCAGTTCCAGCACTGCTGGAATCTGGTCTCTGGTGGAGACATGAGAGGTGGAGACGGGGTGTGCCAGCCTAAGGTGCTGTTGGGACAATATTCTTGGGCACTGTGCAAAGGTTGTATTTATCTTATTCAAATGTCAATTTATGTAGATAGCAGAGTACTATCCGGACTTTGGTGCTGTCATTCTAACTGCTCAGTACCTGCATCATATTTTGTAAACATCTCCCCTGCCTTCTCGTCGGTTTAGAGCTGATAGCCTATAACAGGGTAGGAGGGGAAAGGCCTGGCATTCAGGAAAGAATCAGGCATGGAGGATTCGACATATGTGGCGGAAAGAACAGGTTCTAGGACTGATGGAGATATAACAGGCCACGTGGCAGAACTTAGGTTAGAATAAATggtttaattaaattatatgagCTAGTGGGGAACAAAGTCTAAGCTAACAGGCCTAAgcactcataaataaatacaagtctGTGTCATTACTGGAAGCTGGTGGGTCAAGACAGTCCAGCAATATTTGACACCAAGGTGGGCTAGAAATCCAAACTTAGACAAATTAGACTTTAGGCCAAGTCAAGCACAAAGCCTGGAAAGGCAGGTTTCTTAGCAACCTAGGAAGCCAGAGAGTGGAAAAAACAGgaaacagggagaggagagggagtgcAGAGCCCCTGCTGAGAAACAAGGCCAGCTGCCTGCTGGGTGGGGAGCTAGAATCAAAGCTTCAGTGCTCTTCACAGGCACATGGGTGACCATGCAACACCCAGCTGTCTATGGGGAACTATGGAGAGCCAAACCGGCCAGCAGTGTGCATGCCTCGCTGTGGCCCAGCTAGTCCCCTCTACCTGCAGGCTTCTGCCCATGGGAAACACTTCTGGAGATCATAGCCCAGTTCAAGACTGCCACATCCTGGTGCCTGGTACAGCTGATGGCACCACCTTCCTGGAGCTGTTGGTGCGGCTGCCAATAGATACCCATGGAAAAGCCTGTGGCCCTGCAGTGGCTTGGTGGGCAGAGAAGCTTTGCACATTGGCTAGCAGAGTAGTGTGGGACAGGGGAGGACTGGACTGACCGGAGGAGCAGAGCCAGCTGCCACCACCACTAgctgagcagcagaaggagcctgCAGACCCAGAGGAGGGCAAAAGGGTAGAAGGAACATTCTCCCAGAGTTGCAGTGTGACTAAGAAGCCCCAAACTGATGAATTGGTAAGgtattaagttttatttatttatttatttatttttatttttattttttttttttatttttggttttttgaga
Proteins encoded:
- the Acer1 gene encoding alkaline ceramidase 1, with translation MHAPSTRAKMSSIFAYQSSEVDWCESNFQHSELVAEFYNTFSNVFFLIFGPLMMFLMRPYAQQRSRGIYGVSALFMVIGLFSMYFHMTLSFVGQLLDEISILWLLASAYCVWLPRCYFPKFVKGSRFYFSCLVIMTTIISTFLTFLKPTINAYALNSVAIHIFYIVRKEYKKIRDEDLRHMIAISVILWAAALTSWISDRVLCSFWQRIHFSYLHSIWHVLISITFPYGIVSMALVDAKYEMPDKTLKVHYWPRDSWLIGLPYVEIQENDKNC